The following coding sequences are from one Triticum dicoccoides isolate Atlit2015 ecotype Zavitan chromosome 4A, WEW_v2.0, whole genome shotgun sequence window:
- the LOC119285614 gene encoding serine/threonine-protein kinase AtPK2/AtPK19-like, whose translation MVSSEIPSVTTTHTQRPKLFTGMILLPKGPPDVVLPENVEFDFNDVFGATAVQTPTEVSILTPGSPAPLAESNEEVYNDPVVITKRSHSLVGPTSLVSQSLPLSKLTLHESDSSLDLLECLSKEKKSGQGSLSDEELNDTTKENEAVGLDDFELLKLVGQGAFGKVYQVRRKCTSDIYAMKVMRKDKILEKNHAEYMKAERDILTKVDHPFVVQLRYSFQTKYRLYLVLDFVNGGHLFFQLYQQGLFREELGRIYTAEIVSAVAHLHANGIMHRDLKPENILLDAHGHAMLTDFGLAKEFDENTRSNSMCGTVEYMAPEIVQGRGHDKAADWWSVGILLFEMLTGKPPFFGGNRNKIQQKIVKEKMKLPTYLSSEVHSLLKGLLHKEAGRRLGSGPGGSDEIKNHKWFKAVNWKKLEARQIKPSFCPNVAGQTCIANFDECWTSMPVLDSPVASPVAADSNFVGFSYVRPEPFLQKPSPLG comes from the exons ATGGTTTCCTCTGAGATACCTTCAGTTACAACAACCCATACACAACGCCCCAAGCTCTTTACAGGGATGATACTTCTGCCAAAAGGGCCTCCAGATGTTGTCCTTCCTGAAAATGTTGAGTTTGATTTTAACGATGTTTTTGGTGCTACGGCGGTCCAGACCCCCACAGAAGTAAGCATTCTCACTCCAGGCAGCCCTGCACCTTTGGCCGAGTCGAATGAGGAGGTTTACAATGACCCTGTAGTCATTACCAAGCGATCTCATTCTCTTGTTGGCCCAACTTCACTTGTTAGCCAATCCTTGCCACTTAGTAAGCTTACTCTACATGAGTCCGATAGCTCATTAGATCTGCTAGAGTGTCTTTCTAAAGAAAAGAAAAGTGGCCAGGGGAGTCTTAGTGATGAAGAGCTCAATGATACAACAAAGGAGAATGAGGCTGTTGGACTCGATGACTTTGAACTCTTGAAGCTTGTTGGCCAAGGGGCATTTGGCAAAGTCTATCAGGTGAGAAGGAAGTGTACTTCAGATATCTATGCAATGAAAGTCATGAGGAAAGACAAGATTTTGGAGAAGAACCATGCTGAGTACATGAAAGCAGAGAGAGATATACTGACAAAAGTTGATCATCCTTTTGTGGTGCAGCTGCGGTACTCCTTTCAG ACTAAGTACCGACTTTATCTAGTCTTGGACTTTGTAAATGGGGGCCATCTCTTCTTTCAGCTTTACCAACAAGGCTTGTTTAG GGAGGAGCTTGGACGCATCTATACTGCTGAAATTGTATCTGCTGTAGCCCACCTTCATGCCAATGGGATTATGCATAGAGATCTGAAGCCTGAGAACATCTTATTGGACGCTCATGGCCAT GCCATGCTAACTGATTTTGGCCTGGCAAAGGAGTTTGATGAGAACACTAGGTCAAATTCAATGTGCGGCACTGTGGAGTATATGGCCCCAGAAATTGTTCAGGGCAGAGGTCATGATAAAGCTGCAGACTGGTGGAGTGTGGGGATCCTTCTTTTCGAAATGCTTACAGGCAAG CCCCCATTTTTTGGTGGAAACAGGAACAAGATTCAGCAGAAGATAGTGAAGGAGAAGATGAAGCTTCCGACGTATTTGTCTAGTGAGGTTCACTCTCTGCTGAAAGGG TTACTGCACAAAGAAGCTGGCAGGCGACTTGGAAGTGGACCGGGCGGCAGTGACGAAATAAAGAACCACAAGTGGTTCAAGGCAGTGAACTGGAAGAAactagaggctcgacagatcaagcCAAGCTTCTGCCCAAATGTTGCTGGGCAGACCTGCATTGCAAACTTTGACGAGTGCTGGACGAGTATGCCGGTGCTGGACTCTCCCGTGGCCAGCCCTGTTGCTGCAGATAGCAACTTCGTGGGGTTCAGTTACGTGCGGCCGGAGCCATTCCTTCAAAAGCCGAGTCCTCTAGGCTAA
- the LOC119285616 gene encoding photosystem II repair protein PSB27-H1, chloroplastic-like — MRSPVPAMLTAPSAAAAVAKPLPAARSNTTAAALHATAASSRRDVIAGTGVGAALLLALWPQRARAASDDEYLAETTEVIGKVRSTISMDKTDPKVADAVTELREMSNSWVAKYRREKALLGRQSFRDMYSALNAVSGHYISFGPTAPIPNKRRIRILEEMDAVEKSLKRGR, encoded by the coding sequence atgaGGTCTCCCGTCCCCGCCATGCTCACCGCCCCATCAGCAGCGGCGGCCGTCGCCAAGCCGCTCCCCGCGGCTCGCTCCAacacgacggcggcggcgctccACGCGACGGCAGCCAGCAGCAGGCGGGACGTGATCGCGGGCACGGGCGTGGGAGCGGCGCTGCTGCTGGCCCTGTGGCCGCAGCGCGCGCGTGCGGCGTCGGACGACGAGTACCTGGCGGAGACGACGGAGGTGATCGGGAAGGTGCGGTCGACGATCAGCATGGACAAGACGGACCCCAAGGTGGCGGACGCGGTGACGGAGCTCCGGGAGATGTCCAACTCGTGGGTGGCCAAGTACCGGCGCGAGAAGGCGCTGCTGGGGCGGCAGTCGTTCCGGGACATGTACTCGGCGCTCAACGCCGTGTCCGGCCACTACATCAGCTTCGGCCCCACCGCGCCCATCCCCAACAAGCGCCGCATCCGCATCCTCGAGGAGATGGACGCCGTCGAGAAGTCGCTCAAGCGCGGCCGCTGA
- the LOC119285615 gene encoding eukaryotic translation initiation factor 2 subunit beta-like, whose protein sequence is MADEEQMMERKEEATEIAPFDPTKKKKKKKVVIQDPVDEVDKLAEKTEGLSVTESGEASFVGLKKKKKKLVELDPSLVEAGDGEDTLDDQVGEDEQGEGIVLGGATQYPWEGTDRDYKYDELLGRVFNILRENNPDLAGDRRRTVMRPPQVLREGTKKTVFVNFMDLCKTMHRQPEHVMMFLLAEMGTSGSLDGQQRLVIKGRFAPKNFEAILRRYINEYVICNGCKSPDTILSKENRLFFLRCEQCGSSRSVAPIKAGFVAQVGRRKAGT, encoded by the exons ATGGCGGACGAGGAGCAGATGATGGAGAGGAaggaggaggccaccgag ATTGCACCTTTTGATccaaccaagaagaagaagaagaagaaggtcgtCATCCAAGATCCTGTTGATGAGGTTGATAAGCTGGCAGAGAAGACGGAGGGCTTGTCAG TCACTGAGTCTGGCGAGGCAAGCTTCGTGGgattgaaaaagaaaaagaagaaactt GTGGAACTTGATCCATCACTTGTTGAGGCTGGAGATGGTGAAGACACTCTTG ATGATCAAGTTGGAGAGGATGAACAAGGAGAGGGGATTGTGCTGGGTGGAGCAACCCAGTACCCATGGGAAGGAACTGATAGAGATTACAAATATGATGAG CTGCTTGGCAGAGTCTTCAATATCCTGCGTGAGAATAATCCAGATCTTGCTGGTGATAGACGAAGAACAGTTATGCGGCCTCCTCAAGTTCTTAGGGAAGGCACAAAGAAGACAGTTTTTGTGAACTTCATGGACTTGTGCAAAAC AATGCATAGGCAACCTGAACATGTGATGATGTTTTTACTTGCTGAGATGGGAACAAGTGGATCCCTTGATGGGCAACAAAGGTTGGTTATCAAAGGAAGATTTGCCCCGAAGAACTTTGAAGCTATACTCAGGAGATATATCA ATGAATATGTCATATGTAATGGATGCAAGAGCCCAGATACCATCCTTTCCAAGGAGAATCGGTTGTTCTTCCTTCGTTGTGAACAA TGTGGTTCGTCAAGGTCAGTTGCTCCTATCAAGGCTGGATTCGTGGCGCAAGTTGGGCGTCGGAAGGCTGGAACTTAA